Proteins from a genomic interval of Zingiber officinale cultivar Zhangliang chromosome 1B, Zo_v1.1, whole genome shotgun sequence:
- the LOC122044787 gene encoding transcription factor BIM2-like produces MEQRRRNKINDRFQILGELIPHSDQKRDKASLLLEVIEYIRFLQEKIQKYETSYSGWNHDDAKLMPWGKFYCRSLWKNAQNNQVSIDGLPDASQVIRNSSVPASVFSGQYDESNISVTPAMLPNPQNPTESELVPSVPYKTTETATG; encoded by the exons ATGGAGCAGCGGAGAAGAAACAAAATTAATGACAG ATTTCAGATACTCGGGGAACTCATACCTCATAGCGATCAGAAGAGAGATAAAGCATCATTGCTTCTGGAG GTAATCGAATACATACGGTTTTTACAAGAAAAGATTCAAAAGTATGAGACCTCGTACTCAGGATGGAATCATGATGATGCAAAATTAATGCCATGG GGGAAATTTTATTGCCGATCATTATGGAAAAATGCACAG AATAACCAAGTCAGCATAGATGGTTTGCCTGATGCATCTCAAGTCATAAGAAATAGTTCTGTGCCTGCATCTGTTTTCTCTGGACAGTATGATGAAAGCAACATCTCAGTTACACCTGCTATGCTTCCAAATCCCCAGAATCCAACAGAATCAGAACTAGTTCCCAGTGTACCCTACAAGACAACAGAAACGGCAACAG GATAA
- the LOC121990077 gene encoding transcription factor BIM2-like produces the protein MPSQAQSYWLGLSSPADCAVSNAMLNEQEELIIDEGTFNASATYSQGLLTTLTQALQNSGVDISQANISVQINLGKRASNRRPVAAVSLSEFRDPDESTSLINQAVHQSMMVDISEESSQASRRQKTDNN, from the exons ATGCCTTCTCAAGCTCAATCATATTGGTTAGGATTGTCCAGCCCTGCTGATTGTGCTGTGAGCAATGCGATGCTGAATGAGCAAGAAGAGTTGATAATTGATGAAGGCACATTCAATGCATCTGCCACTTACTCACAGGG GCTTTTGACGACACTAACTCAAGCACTGCAAAATTCTGGTGTCGATATTTCCCAAGCCAATATCTCTGTGCAAATTAATCTCGGCAAGCGAGCATCTAACAGACGACCTGTTGCTGCTGTTTCATTATCTGAATTCAGG GATCCTGATGAATCCACATCATTAATTAACCAAGCTGTTCATCAATCTATGATGGTAGACATCAGTGAGGAATCATCACAAGCATCTAGGAGACAAAAAACAGATAACAACTAA
- the LOC121990089 gene encoding rhamnogalacturonan I rhamnosyltransferase 1-like: MGRSAFWSQKMCKFGRTKGPESRGERYHGMKSGGEAKVEKMKERSKLKLWMMRTMTTVLFWTCILQLTVLRESWGSKVLKAWPSCFTPPDSLLNAKQVTPVVDKIVLPPKRIYRNNGYIMISCNGGLNQMRAAICDMVAIARYLNVTLIVPELDKTSFWADTSEFQDIFDVDHFITSLRDEVRILKELPPRLKSKAELGMVYSMPPISWSDLSYYYDQILPLVKKYKVVHFNRTDARLANNGLPIEIQKLRCRVNYDALRFTSQIEELGRRAVRILQKNGPFLVLHLRYEMDMLAFSGCTHGCTSEEAEELTRMRYAYPWWKEKVIDSETKRKDGLCPLTPEEIALILRALEIDCDIQVYIAAGEIFGGKRRMEALSDAFPNLVRKEILLEQSDLKYFQNHSSQMAALDYIVSLNSDIFIPTYDGNMAKVVEGHRRALGFKKTIVLDRKLLVELIDQYDNGTLGWDDFSLSVKAAHANHMGWPTSRTVIPDRPKEEDYFYANPQECLPQTDKSWTS, encoded by the exons ATGGGGCGCAGCGCATTTTGGTCTCAGAAGATGTGCAAGTTCGGGAGGACGAAAGGACCCGAGTCCAGAGGAGAGAGGTATCATGGGATGAAATCAGGAGGCGAGGCGAAGGTGGAGAAGATGAAGGAGAGGTCCAAGCTAAAGCTTTGGATGATGAGGACGATGACCACCGTTCTGTTCTGGACGTGCATCCTCCAGCTCACGGTGCTGCGGGAGTCGTGGGGATCCAAGGTCCTGAAAGCTTGGCCTTCTTGCTTTACTCCGCCGGATTCACTGCTTAACGCGAAACAAGTCACCCCAGTCGTCGACAAGATTGTTCTTCCCCCTAAAA GAATCTACAGAAATAACGGGTACATAATGATCTCATGCAATGGAGGGCTTAACCAAATGCGAGCAGCG ATATGTGATATGGTGGCTATTGCAAGATATCTAAATGTGACACTCATAGTTCCAGAGTTGGATAAGACATCATTTTGGGCTGATACCAG TGAGTTCCAAGACATTTTTGATGTCGATCACTTTATCACTTCATTGCGAGATGAGGTCCGGATATTGAAAGAACTACCACCTAGATTAAAGAGTAAGGCTGAACTAGGAATGGTGTACTCTATGCCGCCTATTAGTTGGTCTGATTTGTCTTACTACTACGATCAG ATTCTTCCTTTGGTGAAGAAGTACAAGGTTGTGCACTTCAATAGGACGGATGCAAGGCTTGCAAATAATGGCCTACCAATTGAGATTCAGAAGTTACGTTGCCGAGTGAACTATGATGCTCTGAGATTCACTTCTCAGATTGAAGAATTGGGTAGACGGGCGGTGAGAATTCTGCAGAAAAATGGCCCCTTTTTGGTTCTTCATTTAAGATACGAGATGGATATGTTAGCTTTTTCTGGATGTACTCATGGTTGCACTAGTGAAGAGGCGGAAGAGTTAACAAGAATGAG GTATGCATATCCGTGGTGGAAGGAGAAAGTTATCGACTCTGAAacaaaaaggaaagatggactctGCCCCTTGACACCTGAAGAGATTGCTCTTATTTTGAGAGCACTAGAGATAGATTGCGATATCCAAGTATATATAGCAGCTGGAGAAATATTTGGTGGGAAAAGAAGAATGGAAGCCCTTTCTGATGCATTTCCAAATCTG GTGAGGAAGGAAATATTATTGGAACAATCAGATCTGAAATATTTCCAGAACCACTCGTCGCAAATGGCAGCCTTAGATTACATTGTTTCTTTGAATAGTGATATCTTTATACCAACCTACGACGGAAACATGGCTAAGGTCGTTGAGGGTCATCGCAG AGCCTTGGGTTTCAAGAAGACCATCGTCTTAGACCGAAAACTCCTTGTCGAACTGATTGACCAGTACGATAATGGAACTCTAGGGTGGGATGACTTTTCTTTATCGGTCAAGGCCGCTCATGCTAATCACATGGGGTGGCCTACTTCGCGAACCGTAATTCCTGACAGGCCTAAGGAAGAAGACTATTTCTATGCCAATCCACAAGAGTGTCTCCCACAAACTGATAAGTCATGGACTTCATGA
- the LOC121990102 gene encoding BTB/POZ domain-containing protein At1g55760-like — protein sequence MNEHAYRVETTQRLAQWRIENVASCTYRKSDPFKVGLWNWYLSVAKNEQLFVKLFPEMCNLTRKQPPIASFNIKFVSVSSSSRKTVAHPGVCDKLLKNSDDFVLVLDDLSSGRLIIDIEFLDLKILPSSGGEPSSIWSNYHIERRSMNTTLASLGQMLTEAIHTDITINAADGGSISAHRAILAARSPVFRSMFSHNLREKELSAVNISDMSFEACRAFLNYIYGNFRPEEFLSHRLALLHAADKYGVPDLKEACHESLLEDMDASNVLERLQTADLYCLPRLKSGCMRYLVNFGKIYEIRDEFNAFIDTTNRDLIAEIFQEILGFWKGF from the exons ATGAACGAGCACGCGTACAGGGTGGAGACGACGCAGCGCCTGGCGCAATGGCGGATCGAAAACGTTGCTTCCTGCACTTACCGCAAGTCCGACCCCTTCAAGGTCGGCCTCTGGAATTG GTATCTCAGCGTAGCGAAGAATGAACAGTTGTTTGTGAAGCTTTTCCCCGAGATGTGCAATCTAACGAGAAAGCAACCGCCCATCGCATCCTTCAACATCAAGTTCGTCTCCGTGTCATCCTCCTCCCGCAAGACTGTCGCCCACCCAG GAGTTTGTGACAAGTTACTGAAGAACAGTGACGATTTCGTGTTGGTACTCGACGATTTGTCGAGTGGAAGATTGATCATTGACATTGAGTTCCTTGATCTAAAGATTTTACCTTCATCA GGTGGAGAGCCTTCCTCCATCTGGTCCAACTACCATATCGAGAGGCGTTCGATGAACACAACACTTGCCTCCCTCGGCCAGATGTTGACCGAGGCCATCCATACCGACATCACCATCAATGCTGCAGACGGCGGGAGTATCAGCGCCCACCGTGCCATCCTAGCAGCAAGATCTCCGGTGTTCCGCAGCATGTTCTCCCACAATCTCAGGGAGAAGGAGCTCTCCGCGGTGAACATATCAGACATGTCATTTGAGGCTTGCCGGGCCTTCCTCAATTACATCTATGGCAACTTCCGGCCGGAGGAATTCTTGAGCCACCGGCTCGCCCTCCTCCATGCTGCCGATAAGTACGGCGTACCGGACCTCAAGGAAGCGTGCCACGAGAGCTTACTGGAAGACATGGACGCAAGCAATGTGCTTGAGAGGCTGCAGACTGCTGATCTTTACTGCTTGCCTAGGCTGAAGAGTGGCTGCATGAGATACCTGGTGAACTTTGGCAAGATTTATGAGATCCGAGATGAGTTCAATGCGTTTATAGATACTACTAATAGAGATCTTATAGCTGAAATCTTTCAAGAGATTCTTGGATTCTGGAAAGGTTTCTAA
- the LOC121990113 gene encoding uncharacterized protein LOC121990113, with protein sequence MLLSSGNSPDTRCSFKLPEVRTNERVSSRNLPSQEELDPPILGERAPNFSIRDYVFASRHQGIEVSWPFAPQFLKFCLKHGVKELLPPFEHPDILRVNCLRKLEAVTQPTVGLEAETVSSNLDIIAPIIDDQSDEDPSSVPKDSGLTLKEPVLAPSIHLSSKETKSTSNFGLFVNELSHSDAGIPSTSGTSQQTEEISSQIGNPLSVSLDKSTTTQSQCEVSDPTRALEKLCEPLAKRNRLIVKLASASETRQTEDAVKNSGIILHPMASKVCPVCKTFSFTSNTTLNAHIDQCLSMESNSKGVQNNVSIYKVKPNKKRLMVDIYASSHCCTLEDLDKRNGTNWSSEMAIMTMPTNGVDVLTKRQVSPIHSEYDRTEPVYVDSHGIKLRILSKLNEQEVSHEKFKLRKQAKESKASEALSINKKKKFASKYMKVKAQNEKCFSSNFTKSQIHVTDKLDCNTESHQKNGKSPTHVSKPEEREKIIPFATVKQWARAKRSQVRKKLAIEDNCGTSGDMVPSYMNVQPDSGNSFSRSAEELTGSSKTKKVNFLNEACSMNQEHGSTELPQPNSIHSEDLTTTNSLVLKLSRSSGSFTCSSVLKLKDKDVGIWERFNSASNRKTVMLKAQRSSASKDNDTTKWQLCKEGRKVGAIEKPSISKKLCKYRTLSRSVPKGELPALSNAGSSSAAGYDSLLRVDGKETIGSNQFSARRNNTMFGKGSMNDVIARHPNIIEYQENNNSTNLSSQTQSHGTEIETSGMQMEILESRDDTTKSSMEKTTVPVVHDSVNSEKAAPPLGAELDSCQSEELASEAHIEQFKQHFKYQEKFQGDSNFNEIGYQQIKLAEVRGRKDSHLMQPGQDQADTLSLHESSGCLTCHNDELERSSSINSIRITANHSKNVSDREPSGSPISTESTISLPSLSDFKFQDAEKLSRATSVNDYQISVVPSAKSIEVAQERNLENIEHETKDNMPDKELHQCEDANCLCGSCREKIDKDSILFRENGADRTTTSKLVSDLSIGPRNSSCFTLYQNRNDNMINNSEIGPPQKLTLLNSSPDLSVNFPTRSNTCSPRPSLQSQNHSVSSPMLRLMGKNLLVQNCEEVVQSQPAFNSTQQVNLSGSEYELTYRHTKQGNFQYQHNHLVTRPPPTLCQTVPPVDHQIPLNLPRRPIGGGFTWAPVQPGCTANLNQQIQQWQLRKDPHLSYQIMDQVIVIDDPWHENDARGFITSSASNFPPPNSVDPFLPHTSFSCYPLQNKMVEHVRPLFPNIYSSASASASANANASANASASFTSQKITSENQGPFMPSPTLFQSLPGQRAPVTYYSRNLHWS encoded by the exons ATGTTATTATCCAGTGGAAATTCTCCAGATACAAGATGCTCCTTCAAGCTTCCAGAAGTAAGGACTAATGAGAGGGTTTCTTCGAGAAACCTACCGTCCCAAGAGGAATTAGATCCACCAATCCTTGGAGAGAGAGCTCCCAATTTCTCCATAAG AGATTATGTCTTTGCATCACGTCACCAAGGGATTGAAGTGTCTTGGCCGTTTGCCCCACAGTTCTTGAAGTTTTGCTTGAAGCATGGTGTCAAAGAGTTGTTGCCACCTTTTGAACACCCTGATATATTGAGAGTTAATTGTCTCAGAAAATTGGAAGCAGTAACTCAACCTACTGTTGGTTTAGAAGCTGAAACAGTTTCTTCAAACTTGGatatcattgcaccaataattgaTGATCAATCCGATGAAGATCCTTCTAGTGTGCCAAAGGATTCAGGATTAACCTTGAAGGAACCTGTTTTAGCTCCATCCATCCATCTATCATCAAAGGAAACAAAATCTACTTCTAACTTTGGATTATTTGTGAATGAGTTGAGCCATAGTGATGCTGGAATTCCTTCAACATCCGGGACATCTCAACAAACTGAAGAAATTTCAAGTCAGATTGGTAATCCTCTTTCTGTATCTCTAGACAAATCTACTACAACACAGTCACAGTGTGAGGTTTCTGATCCTACCCGTGCTCTTGAAAAGTTGTGTGAACCTTTGGCTAAAAGAAACAGGCTGATAGTCAAATTGGCTTCAGCCTCGGAAACCAGACAAACAGAAGATGCTGTAAAAAATTCTGGCATAATACTGCATCCTATGGCTTCAAAGGTCTGCCCAGTCTGCAAAACATTTTCTTTTACTTCTAATACCACTTTGAATGCACACATAGACCAATGTCTCTCAATGGAGTCTAACTCTAAGGGCGTGCAGAATAATGTTTCAATATATAAAGTCAAGCCAAACAAAAAGAGGTTGATGGTGGATATATATGCGAGTTCTCATTGTTGCACTCTTGAAGATCTTGATAAGAGGAATGGTACAAACTGGAGCTCTGAAATGGCAATAATGACAATGCCAACTAATGGTGTGGATGTGCTGACCAAAAGACAAGTTTCACCAATTCATTCTGAATATGATAGGACCGAACCAGTGTATGTTGATTCACATGGTATAAAGCTTAGGATTTTGTCCAAGTTAAATGAACAAGAGGTATCACATGAAAAGTTTAAGCTCAGGAAACAAGCAAAAGAATCAAAGGCGAGTGAGGCTCTTTCAATtaacaagaaaaagaaatttgCATCAAAATATATGAAAGTGAAAGCACAAAATGAGAAATGTTTCTCATCCAACTTTACAAAGTCACAG ATCCATGTTACCGATAAGTTAGATTGCAACACAGAGAGTCATCAGAAGAATGGCAAATCTCCGACACATGTATCGAAGCCAGAAGAGAGAGAGAAGATCATTCCATTTGCAACAGTAAAACAGTGGGCACGCGCTAAGCGCTCACAGGTTCGAAAAAAGTTGGCCATAGAAGACAATTGTGGTACCTCTGGGGACATGGTACCTTCTTACATGAATGTTCAACCAGATTCAGGTAACTCATTCTCTAGGTCAGCTGAAGAGCTGACTGGTTCTTCAAAGACAAAGAAAGTTAATTTCCTAAATGAAGCTTGTAGCATGAATCAAGAGCATGGGTCTACGGAATTGCCTCAGCCAAACAGCATACATTCTGAAGATTTGACCACAACCAATAGTCTTGTTTTGAAATTATCTAGATCATCAGGGAGCTTTACATGTTCATCAGTGTTGAAATTAAAAGACAAGGATGTTGGGATTTGGGAAAGGTTCAATAGCGCTTCTAATAGGAAAACAGTGATGCTGAAAGCCCAAAGAAGTTCAGCTTCAAAGGATAATGACACAACTAAGTGGCAACTTTGTAAAGAAGGAAGGAAAGTTGGAGCAATTGAGAAACCATCGATCTCAAAAAAGTTATGCAAGTACAGAACACTCTCAAGGTCTGTTCCAAAAGGAGAACTTCCAGCATTGAGCAATGCAGGTTCGTCTAGCGCTGCAGGTTATGATTCCCTTCTCAGAGTAGATGGAAAAGAAACAATAGGATCTAACCAATTTTCTGCACGGAGGAATAATACAATGTTTGGAAAAGGATCTATGAATGATGTAATAGCTCGACACCCAAACATAATTGAATACCAGGAAAACAACAATTCAACAAATCTGAGCTCACAAACTCAATCCCATGGAACAGAAATTGAAACTTCAGGCATGCAAATGGAGATATTGGAGTCTAGAGATGATACGACCAAATCTTCCATGGAGAAAACTACTGTTCCTGTTGTTCACGATAGTGTAAACTCAGAAAAGGCTGCACCACCTCTTGGTGCAGAATTAGATTCTTGTCAATCTGAAGAACTTGCAAGTGAAGCCCACATAGAACAGTTCAAACAACATTTCAAATATCAAGAGAAGTTTCAAGGTGACAGTAATTTTAATGAGATTGGATACCAGCAGATTAAATTGGCAGAGGTCAGAGGCCGAAAAGATTCTCATTTGATGCAGCCAGGGCAAGATCAGGCTGATACTCTTTCTCTTCATGAGTCTAGTGGTTGTTTGACTTGTCACAATGATGAGCTAGAAAGGAGTTCATCAATAAACTCCATAAGAATTACAGCAAATCATTCAAAGAATGTATCTGACAGGGAACCATCTGGATCTCCCATTTCAACTGAGTCAACCATCTCTTTACCATCTCTGTCAGATTTCAAATTCCAAGATGCTGAAAAATTATCCAGAGCTACTAGTGTCAATGATTACCAAATTTCTGTAGTTCCTTCTGCAAAAAGTATTGAAGTAGCTCAGGAGAGAAACTTGGAGAATatagaacatgaaactaaagaCAACATGCCAGATAAAGAACTTCATCAGTGTGAGGATGCTAATTGCTTATGCGGCTCATGTAGAGAAAAAATTGACAAAGATTCTATACTGTTTAGAGAAAATGGTGCCGATAGGACTACCACCTCAAAGTTGGTGTCAGACTTGTCCATTGGACCAAGGAACTCATCCTGTTTTACTCTATACCAGAATCGTAATGATAATATGATAAACAACTCAGAGATTGGACCACCCCAAAAGTTAACTTTGCTGAATAGCTCACCAGATTTGTCAGTCAATTTTCCAACTCGTAGCAATACATGTTCACCCAGGCCGTCACTTCAATCACAGAATCATTCTGTTTCCAGTCCTATGCTAAGGTTGATGGGTAAAAACTTACTGGTCCAGAACTGTGAAGAAGTTGTGCAAAGTCAGCCTGCATTCAATAGCACTCAACAGGTAAATCTTTCTGGTTCTGAATATGAATTGACCTACAGACACACGAAGCAGGGCAACTTTCAGTATCAGCATAATCATCTTGTGACTAGGCCTCCTCCAACTCTTTGCCAAACTGTTCCTCCAGTTGATCACCAGATTCCACTGAATTTACCTCGAAGGCCAATTGGCGGTGGCTTTACATGGGCTCCAGTACAACCAGGTTGCACAGCTAATCTCAATCAACAGATTCAGCAATGGCAACTGCGTAAAGACCCTCATCTATCTTATCAAATAATGGATCAGGTGATTGTGATTGATGATCCTTGGCATGAGAATGATGCAAGAGGATTCATAACAAGTTCAGCAAGCAATTTCCCTCCCCCAAACTCAGTTGATCCTTTTTTGCCTCATACTTCATTCTCCTGCTATCCATTACAAAACAAAATGGTAGAACATGTGAGACCCTTGTTCCCTAATATTTATTCAAGTGCCAGTGCCAGTGCCAGTGCCAATGCCAATGCCAGTGCCAATGCCAGTGCCAGTTTTACGAGTCAGAAAATCACCTCAGAAAACCAGGGTCCCTTTATGCCAAGCCCCACCTTATTCCAGTCCCTCCCAGGTCAAAGAGCACCTGTAACGTACTACTCTAGGAACCTGCATTGGTCATAA
- the LOC122044803 gene encoding uncharacterized protein LOC122044803, with protein MSTNLSKKDKKDIGWKYCYQNEGEKAVRCKFCHHISNGGITRLKEHLAQTHKGVAPCVSVPDDIKKEIRESLDKIRASKSKQTELLREIGEGPQSMSTQSSKVGSVGGNSIGCSGSGESKGKGTLHGFVSSEPRQTTLNSTYKKDLLVDVKRRIGRFIYSAALPFNVVNDPYWLPMVEGIAEYGRGFKPPSMHELRTWILKAEVDGINLIYEEHKKTWKKYGCTIMSDSWTDGKNRSLINFLVNSPAGTFFLKSIDASDSIKNGELIFKYLNDVVDEVGEENVIQIVTDNASNCIKAGKKIMETRHRIWWTPCAAHCIDLMLEDIAKLKIFSDTIEHAKMVVKFLYGHGTILSLMRKYTNGKEILRPAVTRFATSFLTLQSMYKVKRPLEQMFASEDWVSSPLSQTTQGKVVKRIVINDPNFWPHVAFCVKSVVPLVSVLREVDSEERSAMGYIYELMDKAKETIKFNCGVLK; from the coding sequence ATGTCTAcgaatttatcaaaaaaagataaaaaagataTTGGTTGGAAGTATTGTTATCAAAATGAAGGGGAAAAAGCTGTTCGGTGCAAATTTTGTCATCATATATCGAATGGAGGGATTACTCGCTTGAAGGAACAtttagctcaaactcataaagggGTTGCACCTTGTGTTAGTGTTCCGGATGATATTAAGAAAGAAATTAGAGAATCACTTGACAAAATTAGAGCATCTAAAAGTAAACAAACTGAATTGTTACGAGAGATCGGTGAAGGTCCCCAAAGTATGAGTACGCAATCATCAAAAGTTGGAAGTGTAGGGGGAAATTCAATTGGATGTTCTGGTAGTGGTGAATCAAAAGGTAAAGGTACTCTTCATGGGTTTGTTAGTTCCGAACCTCGACAAACAACTCTAAATTCGACATACAAAAAAGATTTGTTGGTTGATGTGAAGCGTAGAATTGGTCGTTTTATTTACTCTGCCGCACTTCCGTTTAATGTTGTGAATGATCCTTATTGGCTGCCTATGGTTGAGGGCATTGCGGAATATGGAAGAGGGTTCAAGCCTCCTTCAATGCATGAGTTAAGAACTTGGATACTTAAAGCTGAGGTTGATGGCATCAACCTAATATATGAGGAGCATAAAAAGACATGGAAAAAATATGGATGCACTATTATGTCCGATAGTTGGACGGATGGaaagaatagaagtttgatcaattttttAGTAAATAGTCCCGCCGgcactttctttttgaaatctaTTGATGCATCAGATTCTATTAAAAATGGGGAATTGATCTTTAAATATCTTAATGATGTTGTTGATGAGGTGGGAGAGGaaaatgtaattcaaattgtcaCGGATAATGCTTCGAATTGCATTAAGGCGGGGAAAAAAATTATGGAGACTAGACATAGAATTTGGTGGACACCTTGTGCGGCGCATTGCATTGATCTAATGTTGGAGGATATTGCAAAGTTGAAGATTTTTTCTGACACAATTGAGCATGCTAAGATGGTTGTGAAATTCCTTTATGGTCATGGGACTATACTTTCTTTGATGAGAAAGTATACAAACGGTAAAGAAATTCTCCGTCCCGCTGTTACTCGCTTTGCTACTTCATTTCTCACTCTTCAGAGTATGTATAAGGTTAAAAGGCCACTTGAACAAATGTTTGCTTCCGAAGATTGGGTTAGTTCACCACTATCTCAAACAACTCAGGGGAAGGTCGTGAAGAGAATTGTTATTAATGATCCCAACTTTTGGCCACATGTTGCATTTTGTGTTAAGAGTGTTGTTCCTCTTGTAAGTGTGTTAAGGGAAGTTGATTCGGAGGAGAGATCGGCCATGGGATATATTTATGAACTTATGGATAAGGCAAAAGAgacaataaaatttaattgtggGGTGTTGAAATAA
- the LOC121990146 gene encoding uncharacterized protein LOC121990146, producing MDRMLSSDDRLKADIQLDLYNKAEGEFGTPIAKRTRMLRTPVSWWERFGSKTPELTTFAIRVLGLTCSASGCERNWSTFESIHTKKRNRLEHAKLNALVFVKYNFKLRERSIRRRDKIDPIVVDEINSDDEWITEKEGPVLPVTTKWLEDDELFESDPIVSVPSATFESLFDSDKRVEDVEDIVEVAPTNSKKRVAENSSGSKDKQARLSLVDVEDNHLDAENYGVIPTFDSGNFPTIDTIDDDSDIELDDTDYF from the exons ATGGATAGGATGTTGTCTTCTGATGATCGTCTTAAAGCAGACATCCAATTGGACTTATATAATAAAGCTGAAGGAGAATTTGGAACTCCAATAGCAAAACGAACAAGAATGTTGCGAACTCCGG TCTCGTGGTGGGAACGTTTTGGAAGTAAGACACCCGAGCTTACTACATTTGCAATTCGAGTGCTTGGTCTCACTTGTAGTGCTTCgggatgtgaaagaaattggagcacTTTTGAATCG ATTCATACAAAAAAGAGAAATAGGCTTGAACATGCAAAGTTGAATGCGTTGGTGTTTGTGAAATATAACTTCAAGCTTAGGGAGAGAAGTATTAGGAGGAGAGACAAGATTGATCCCATTGTAGTTGATGAAATTAATTCAGATGATGAATGGATAACTGAGAAAGAAGGTCCAGTTCTCCCCGTAACTACTAAATGGCTTGAAGATGATGAATTATTTGAAAGTGATCCTATTGTGAGTGTGCCATCTGCTACCTTTGAAAGTCTTTTCGACTCAGATAAGCGAGTCGAAGATGTTGAGGATATAGTTGAAGTTGCTCCTACGAATTCAAAAAAAAGAGTTGCTGAAAATTCAA GTGGAAGCAAAGACAAACAAGCAAGGTTGAGTCTTGTTGATGTGGAAGATAATCATCTTGATGCTGAAAATTATGGAGTAATTCCAACTTTTGATAGTGGAAATTTTCCAACCATAGACACTATTGATGATGATAGTGATATAGAGTTGGATGATACTGATTATTTTTAA